A DNA window from Deinococcus malanensis contains the following coding sequences:
- a CDS encoding ABC transporter ATP-binding protein: MTPPEADIDQKGFDLQLTRRILAYLRPYLKLAVGGVALALLTAMVQPLPTLLQRRAIDQYLVPYVQDNTLNPDVLYRGLVLIVLGYIGLKVAEFMLNYASTIAIGYLGQSVLRDIRADVFTKLQRLQLSYFDQNPVGRLITRVTSDVDAINQFITGGLISLITSSFLILVFVTVMLSVNWQLALISFTVLPILFVATNFFRTRLRDAFRVTRVQQAIVNSKLNENITGMLTVQLFGRQRRSALDFDHSNRALLTASENSVRWFSLFMPTVAVLGQIAVALVLYFAARQILGAEAVGTGVAAAVTVGTLFAFVQWTQQLFQPIQDLADVFNNLQAAMASSERIFGVLDTTEDITDKPDAKPLKNFEGRVDFDNVWFAYDSNVNSSTPDTDDRWILRGLDLHIQPGESVALVGATGAGKTSVTALVSRFYDVQRGAVRVDGTDVRDLQQYDLRRHVGVVLQDVFLFAGTIEGNLTLGNPDIPHERVVEACKYVGVHEYILGLEDGYQTEVRERGATLSTGQKQLLAFARALIQNPDILLVLDEATANVDTETELRIQDALTKVMRGRTSIIIAHRLSTIEHCDRIIVMRKGRIVEQGSHMELLAKGGYYAKLNRLQYAQGDAAD; this comes from the coding sequence GGCTTTGACCTGCAGCTGACCCGGCGCATCCTGGCCTACCTGCGGCCCTACCTGAAGCTGGCAGTAGGTGGCGTGGCCCTGGCGCTGCTAACCGCCATGGTGCAGCCGCTGCCGACCCTGCTGCAGCGCCGCGCGATCGACCAGTATCTGGTGCCTTATGTCCAGGACAACACCCTGAACCCGGATGTGCTGTACCGCGGACTGGTGCTGATCGTGCTGGGCTACATCGGACTGAAGGTGGCGGAATTCATGCTGAACTATGCCAGCACCATCGCCATCGGTTACCTGGGCCAGAGCGTGCTGCGCGACATCCGCGCCGATGTGTTTACCAAGCTGCAGCGTTTGCAGCTCTCGTACTTTGACCAGAACCCGGTGGGGCGCCTGATCACACGCGTGACCAGTGATGTGGACGCCATCAACCAGTTCATTACCGGTGGACTGATCAGCCTGATCACCAGTTCCTTCCTGATCCTAGTGTTCGTGACCGTGATGCTGAGCGTCAACTGGCAGCTGGCCCTGATCTCCTTTACGGTGCTGCCGATCCTGTTTGTGGCCACCAACTTTTTCCGCACGCGCCTGCGCGACGCATTCCGGGTGACCCGCGTCCAGCAGGCCATCGTCAACAGCAAGCTCAACGAGAACATCACCGGCATGCTGACTGTACAGCTGTTCGGCCGTCAGCGCCGCAGTGCACTGGACTTCGACCACAGCAACCGCGCGTTGCTGACCGCCAGTGAAAACAGCGTGCGCTGGTTCTCGCTGTTCATGCCGACGGTGGCGGTGCTGGGTCAGATAGCGGTCGCCCTGGTGCTGTACTTCGCCGCCCGCCAGATTCTTGGGGCAGAGGCGGTCGGCACGGGTGTGGCCGCTGCGGTGACAGTCGGAACCCTGTTCGCCTTCGTGCAGTGGACCCAGCAGCTGTTCCAGCCGATTCAGGATCTGGCCGACGTGTTCAACAACCTGCAGGCGGCCATGGCCAGCAGCGAGCGTATCTTCGGCGTTCTGGATACCACAGAGGACATTACCGACAAGCCGGACGCCAAACCGCTGAAAAACTTCGAGGGTCGGGTAGATTTCGACAACGTCTGGTTCGCCTATGACAGCAACGTGAATTCCAGCACCCCGGACACCGACGACCGCTGGATCCTGCGCGGGCTGGACCTGCACATCCAGCCGGGTGAGAGCGTGGCGCTGGTGGGCGCGACGGGAGCTGGGAAAACCAGTGTCACCGCGCTGGTCAGCCGTTTCTATGACGTGCAGCGCGGCGCGGTGCGTGTGGACGGCACCGATGTGCGCGACCTGCAGCAGTACGACCTGCGCCGCCATGTGGGTGTCGTACTCCAGGACGTGTTCCTGTTCGCGGGCACCATTGAGGGCAACCTGACGCTGGGCAATCCCGACATCCCTCACGAACGCGTGGTGGAGGCCTGCAAATACGTGGGTGTCCACGAGTACATCCTGGGCCTGGAGGACGGCTACCAGACCGAGGTTCGTGAGCGCGGCGCCACGCTTTCCACCGGACAGAAGCAACTGCTGGCGTTTGCCCGCGCCCTGATTCAGAACCCCGACATTCTGCTGGTGCTGGACGAGGCCACGGCCAACGTCGATACCGAGACAGAGCTGCGCATCCAGGACGCCCTGACAAAGGTGATGCGCGGACGCACCAGTATCATCATTGCCCACCGCCTGAGCACCATTGAGCACTGTGACCGCATCATTGTGATGCGCAAGGGCCGCATTGTGGAGCAGGGCAGCCATATGGAGCTGCTGGCCAAGGGCGGCTACTACGCCAAACTGAACCGTCTGCAGTACGCCCAGGGGGACGCTGCGGACTGA
- the tsaB gene encoding tRNA (adenosine(37)-N6)-threonylcarbamoyltransferase complex dimerization subunit type 1 TsaB gives MNTASPAPQSILALDTATPFLTLALVWPGGQRQLSREVGRAHAEQLASLAHSLFEEAGLPFRARKLVIGTGPGSYTGVRVGASYALGLARVWGASVQGVPTLEGLVRGEGRQAVSLDARKGHVYGAVYDVHDGVVTSVVHPPQKLTLEVFEALAGPAPHHRHGAPDGLALLHAGLAHGQADWSLAYL, from the coding sequence ATGAACACCGCCTCCCCGGCCCCGCAGTCCATCCTGGCCCTTGACACGGCCACGCCCTTCCTGACGCTGGCCCTGGTGTGGCCAGGTGGACAGAGGCAGCTGTCGCGGGAAGTCGGCCGGGCCCATGCCGAACAACTGGCCAGCCTGGCGCACTCCCTGTTTGAGGAAGCCGGGCTGCCTTTTCGAGCACGGAAGCTGGTGATCGGGACCGGTCCCGGGTCCTATACCGGCGTGCGCGTCGGTGCCAGCTACGCGCTGGGCCTTGCCCGGGTGTGGGGAGCGTCGGTGCAGGGAGTGCCGACCCTGGAAGGTCTGGTGCGGGGAGAAGGCAGGCAGGCTGTTTCCCTGGACGCGCGCAAGGGTCACGTGTACGGCGCGGTGTACGACGTCCACGACGGTGTGGTGACCAGCGTGGTTCACCCACCGCAGAAACTGACTCTGGAGGTCTTTGAGGCGCTTGCTGGCCCGGCGCCGCATCACCGTCACGGCGCACCGGATGGTCTGGCGCTCCTGCACGCAGGGCTAGCACACGGTCAGGCGGACTGGTCACTGGCGTACCTCTGA
- a CDS encoding citrate/2-methylcitrate synthase: protein MTNIAKGLEGVLFTESKLTFINGSEGILTHLGIPIQEWAEKSSFEELSLALLDGELPTAAELAHFDAELRANRAIPQQLIDIIQHMPRGVHPMQALRTAVSYLGLLDPQAEEVTPEARRAIAIRMIAQFSTIIAAINRAQEGQDIIAPRADLTHAGNYLYMLLGKEPTAEQARLFDIALVLHADHGMNASTFTAIATSSTLSDMYSCITSAIGALKGPLHGGANEAVMDMLDEVGNPEQAEAYITKKLDNKEKIMGVGHRVYKYFDPRSRVLRDYAEVVANKEGKSNYYQILETIERVVVERIGSKGIYPNVDFYSGTVYSDLGIRKEYFTPIFALARISGWCASVIEYSRDNRLLRPDAVYSGATDAHYVEIKDRQ, encoded by the coding sequence ATGACGAATATTGCCAAGGGGCTCGAAGGCGTCCTCTTTACCGAGAGCAAACTTACGTTCATCAACGGTTCGGAAGGCATTCTGACCCACCTGGGCATTCCCATTCAGGAATGGGCCGAGAAGAGCAGCTTTGAGGAACTGAGTCTGGCCCTGCTGGACGGCGAGCTGCCCACTGCCGCCGAGCTGGCCCACTTCGACGCGGAGCTCAGGGCCAACCGCGCCATTCCGCAGCAGCTGATCGACATCATCCAGCACATGCCGCGTGGCGTGCATCCCATGCAGGCGCTGCGCACGGCGGTGTCTTACCTGGGACTGCTTGACCCCCAGGCCGAGGAAGTCACCCCCGAGGCCCGGCGCGCGATTGCAATCCGCATGATCGCGCAGTTCTCGACCATCATCGCGGCAATCAACCGTGCCCAGGAAGGCCAGGACATCATTGCTCCGCGCGCCGACCTGACCCACGCCGGCAACTACCTGTACATGCTCTTGGGCAAGGAGCCGACTGCCGAGCAGGCCCGGCTGTTTGACATCGCGCTGGTGCTGCACGCCGACCACGGCATGAACGCCAGTACCTTCACGGCCATTGCCACCAGCAGCACCCTCAGCGACATGTACTCATGCATCACCAGCGCCATCGGGGCACTCAAGGGCCCGCTGCACGGTGGGGCCAACGAGGCCGTGATGGACATGCTCGACGAGGTCGGCAACCCCGAGCAGGCCGAGGCCTACATCACGAAGAAGCTCGACAACAAGGAAAAGATCATGGGTGTCGGTCACCGCGTCTACAAGTACTTCGACCCCCGCTCGCGCGTGCTGCGTGACTACGCTGAGGTGGTCGCCAACAAGGAAGGCAAGAGCAACTACTATCAGATTCTCGAAACCATCGAGAGGGTCGTGGTGGAGCGCATCGGATCCAAGGGCATCTACCCTAATGTCGACTTCTACAGCGGGACCGTGTACAGCGACCTGGGCATCCGCAAGGAGTACTTCACGCCGATCTTCGCTCTGGCGCGTATCAGCGGCTGGTGCGCCAGTGTGATCGAATACTCCCGCGACAACCGCCTGCTGCGGCCTGACGCGGTCTACAGCGGTGCGACCGACGCGCACTACGTGGAGATCAAGGATCGCCAGTAA
- a CDS encoding MBL fold metallo-hydrolase gives MSSSALLVPVTGSLHALQVPIPYPMKTVTVLIDVPRGGPVTLVDTALNTPEARSVLEEGLAALGLHWPDIDRVIITHHHPDHYGLAGLIEERSGASIHMLDVEIGRGERYWHLWEEWLPGHLKHMRDHGLPGASLEGMGAEHRKGRDRVHPAGRVQPLREGQQVALAGLDWEVLWLPGHADGHLGLWQEEARLLIAGDAILPRISPNVGLYAYTRPNPLGDYLQTLGKLEALNPVRAVVGHHGPLMDGVQARARELRAHHHERLDFIKAEAALAPRSAYDLSLAMFARDLNMSGRRFALAETLAHAEHLRLLGQLYRTWDEAREVWIYHA, from the coding sequence ATGAGTTCCTCTGCCCTGCTTGTCCCGGTCACCGGGTCCCTCCATGCCCTGCAGGTGCCTATCCCGTATCCCATGAAAACCGTGACCGTACTGATCGACGTGCCTCGCGGTGGTCCAGTCACGCTGGTAGACACGGCCCTGAATACGCCAGAAGCGCGTTCAGTCCTTGAAGAAGGCCTCGCCGCCCTCGGACTTCACTGGCCGGACATCGACCGGGTGATCATCACCCACCACCATCCGGACCACTACGGGCTGGCCGGGTTGATCGAGGAACGCAGTGGTGCAAGCATCCACATGCTGGACGTCGAGATCGGGCGCGGCGAGCGGTACTGGCACCTGTGGGAAGAGTGGCTCCCCGGCCACCTGAAACATATGCGCGACCATGGTCTGCCCGGGGCGTCGCTGGAAGGGATGGGCGCGGAACACCGCAAGGGTCGCGACCGCGTGCATCCGGCGGGCCGGGTCCAGCCGCTGCGGGAAGGGCAGCAGGTCGCGCTGGCGGGGCTGGACTGGGAGGTGCTGTGGCTTCCCGGGCACGCCGACGGCCACCTGGGGCTGTGGCAGGAGGAGGCCCGGCTGCTTATCGCGGGTGACGCGATTCTTCCGCGCATCAGTCCGAATGTCGGGCTGTACGCCTACACCCGGCCCAATCCACTGGGTGACTATCTGCAGACCCTTGGCAAGCTTGAGGCCCTGAATCCGGTACGGGCGGTGGTGGGGCATCACGGGCCGCTGATGGACGGTGTGCAGGCCCGAGCGCGCGAGTTGCGTGCTCACCACCATGAGCGGCTGGATTTCATCAAGGCAGAGGCTGCCCTGGCTCCCCGCAGCGCCTACGATCTTTCGCTCGCTATGTTCGCGCGGGACCTGAATATGAGCGGGCGGCGTTTTGCCCTGGCCGAGACCCTGGCCCATGCCGAGCACCTGCGCCTGCTGGGGCAGCTGTACCGCACCTGGGACGAAGCGCGCGAAGTCTGGATCTATCACGCCTGA
- a CDS encoding beta-alanine-activating enzyme beta-propeller domain-containing protein — MRNILTFPLSLLLLSGGYAGAQATPGAATPTFVAPKVDWLKELRVLSGVSVADNGDLVFMGSDNRIHRTDSRGVELWNFATSDMGRSSPVITPQGMVIAGSYDDHVYALDAAGKQLWKVKLDGDIFATPALRADGSVIVATAAGTVYALSAQGQTLWSYKVGAGVFSSPAVAADGTIYFGAQNNRMHALTPDGQLKWSFAAGSLVFSSPAIDRSGNIYFGSSDRKIYALDPAGNLRWTAKTSLFVNASPIVTSDDLVVVGSYDGKVYAINTTGEPEWTYTAGTGIAAPAAQLSDGTIVVGDLGGTLHAIGKAGQPLWTIKTGKKIDTGVAVSDQGNLYFTTEGGGLNAILKQRPLAEGPWTTFRGVPAGWGRVLTPQEAQARTQARRAAATAALAALPSNRPQTTPPVSSSPTPSTPTGTSSSRPVAPAPASPAPVTQAPAPQTPVAPPAPAATPEQLAARAAAAARVADGRVFVPLREAAGALGLNVSSLTNRSATVQVVAGPHDLTVRTFNRIPYVPLAALSTLPGTTVQLLSKPATGIRLSRAGRTVTFPLNLPKLLPFVAPAEYPSVLQPTASRP, encoded by the coding sequence ATGAGGAACATCCTCACTTTCCCACTCTCTCTACTGTTACTCAGTGGGGGGTATGCGGGTGCACAGGCAACCCCTGGTGCCGCTACTCCCACCTTCGTCGCTCCAAAAGTGGACTGGCTCAAAGAGCTGCGGGTCCTGTCCGGCGTCTCAGTCGCGGACAACGGCGATCTCGTGTTCATGGGGTCAGACAACCGCATTCACCGCACTGACTCACGCGGTGTGGAACTCTGGAACTTCGCAACCTCGGACATGGGCCGTTCCAGCCCGGTCATCACTCCCCAGGGCATGGTCATTGCCGGCTCATACGACGATCATGTCTATGCGCTGGACGCGGCCGGCAAACAACTCTGGAAGGTGAAGCTTGACGGTGACATCTTTGCCACTCCCGCCCTGCGCGCCGATGGCAGCGTCATCGTGGCCACGGCCGCCGGGACCGTGTATGCGCTCTCGGCTCAGGGACAGACCCTCTGGAGCTACAAGGTGGGAGCCGGGGTCTTCAGCAGCCCGGCTGTGGCTGCCGACGGCACCATCTATTTCGGGGCCCAGAACAACCGCATGCACGCGCTGACCCCAGACGGACAGCTCAAGTGGAGCTTTGCGGCCGGGTCACTGGTGTTCAGCAGCCCCGCGATCGACCGCAGCGGCAACATCTACTTCGGGTCCAGTGACCGCAAGATCTACGCCCTGGATCCGGCCGGGAATCTGCGCTGGACGGCCAAGACCTCACTGTTCGTGAATGCCAGCCCGATCGTCACCAGCGATGATCTGGTGGTCGTGGGCAGCTACGACGGCAAGGTGTACGCCATAAATACCACCGGCGAGCCCGAATGGACGTACACGGCCGGCACCGGCATTGCTGCCCCCGCTGCACAGCTGAGCGACGGCACCATCGTTGTGGGCGACCTGGGCGGCACGTTGCACGCCATCGGTAAAGCCGGGCAGCCGCTGTGGACCATCAAGACGGGCAAGAAGATCGACACCGGTGTGGCGGTCAGTGACCAGGGCAACCTGTACTTCACCACCGAAGGCGGGGGCCTGAACGCCATCCTGAAGCAGCGGCCCCTGGCCGAGGGTCCCTGGACGACCTTCCGAGGAGTTCCTGCCGGCTGGGGCCGCGTCCTGACCCCGCAGGAAGCTCAGGCCCGCACCCAGGCCCGCCGCGCAGCCGCCACCGCCGCATTGGCAGCCCTGCCCAGCAACCGGCCCCAGACGACTCCTCCGGTATCCTCGAGCCCCACGCCGTCCACTCCCACAGGAACAAGTTCGTCCCGTCCTGTAGCTCCGGCTCCAGCCAGCCCTGCACCGGTGACTCAAGCTCCTGCCCCTCAAACTCCGGTGGCTCCGCCGGCCCCTGCGGCCACCCCTGAACAGCTGGCCGCCCGCGCCGCCGCTGCCGCCCGCGTGGCCGATGGCCGCGTGTTTGTGCCGCTGCGCGAAGCTGCCGGCGCCCTAGGCCTGAATGTCAGCAGCCTGACCAACCGCAGTGCCACGGTACAGGTGGTGGCGGGTCCACATGATCTGACCGTGCGCACCTTCAACCGGATCCCCTATGTGCCGCTGGCCGCATTGAGTACGCTGCCCGGCACTACCGTGCAACTGCTGTCCAAACCCGCCACTGGCATACGCCTGTCACGCGCCGGGCGCACCGTGACCTTCCCGCTGAACCTGCCCAAGCTGTTGCCCTTTGTGGCTCCCGCCGAGTACCCCAGCGTGCTGCAACCAACCGCCAGCCGTCCCTAG
- a CDS encoding alkene reductase, translated as MKLLEPMQLGTLTLPNRVIMAPMTRSRAFGTVPTPLMAEYYAQRATAGLIITEATQVSPSAQGYPDTPGLHTQEQVDAWRAVTDAVHAQGGRIFAQIWHVGRISHSSYLGGSAPLAPSAIRPAGQLYTHGGMVAFETPRALETSELPGIVEDFRQAAKNALQAGFDGVEIHGANGYLLNQFLETGSNQRTDEYGGSAENRARLLLEVTQAITDAIGADRVGVRLSPGGTFNDMSDANPIETYGYVSGALNRFGLAYVHVVETSQTNPPEGMQGQSPTALVRQGYQGTLISAGGYDQESAERALQAGQADAIAFARAYIANPDLVERFRANASLNELDPKTMYGGTEQGYTTYPSLQQAVGLGD; from the coding sequence ATGAAACTACTTGAACCTATGCAGCTTGGCACGCTGACCCTTCCCAACCGGGTCATCATGGCACCCATGACCCGCAGCCGCGCTTTCGGCACGGTTCCGACGCCGTTGATGGCCGAGTATTACGCTCAGCGCGCCACTGCCGGTCTGATCATTACCGAGGCTACCCAGGTTTCCCCGAGCGCACAGGGGTACCCCGACACCCCGGGGTTGCACACCCAGGAGCAGGTAGATGCCTGGCGTGCCGTCACTGACGCTGTTCACGCACAGGGTGGGCGCATCTTCGCGCAGATCTGGCACGTCGGGCGCATCTCCCACTCCTCGTATCTGGGCGGCAGTGCACCTCTGGCACCATCTGCCATTCGACCGGCCGGCCAGTTGTACACGCACGGGGGCATGGTGGCGTTTGAGACGCCACGGGCGCTGGAAACCAGTGAACTTCCAGGAATCGTCGAGGATTTCCGTCAGGCGGCGAAAAACGCACTGCAGGCCGGATTCGATGGCGTGGAAATTCACGGCGCCAACGGCTACCTGCTCAACCAGTTTCTGGAGACAGGTTCAAATCAGCGCACGGATGAATACGGAGGCAGTGCAGAGAACCGCGCGCGCCTGCTGCTGGAAGTCACTCAGGCGATCACCGATGCCATCGGCGCGGACCGTGTGGGCGTGCGCCTGTCCCCGGGCGGAACTTTCAACGACATGAGCGACGCCAACCCTATCGAGACCTACGGGTATGTGTCGGGCGCTCTTAACCGCTTTGGACTGGCTTACGTACACGTGGTGGAGACCTCACAGACCAATCCGCCGGAAGGCATGCAGGGGCAAAGTCCCACGGCGCTGGTCCGGCAGGGCTACCAGGGCACATTGATCAGTGCGGGGGGTTATGACCAGGAGTCAGCCGAGCGTGCCCTGCAGGCCGGACAGGCAGACGCCATAGCTTTTGCTCGTGCTTATATCGCCAACCCTGACCTAGTGGAACGCTTCAGGGCGAACGCGTCTCTCAATGAGCTGGACCCGAAGACCATGTATGGCGGGACCGAGCAGGGTTACACGACGTATCCGAGCCTGCAGCAGGCTGTGGGCCTCGGCGATTGA
- the guaB gene encoding IMP dehydrogenase, with protein sequence MSAPATPADTAVAVTSAASDRYAYKFGQEGITFDDVLLQPRHSQVLPHEVNVEASLTRRIRLNIPFLSAAMDTVTETGMAVAMAREGGIGVIHKNMSIDAQAEMVRKVKRSESGMIVDPITLPPHATVGDAERLMGEYRISGVPVTDPSGKLLGIITNRDMRFVDDLGTRVGDVMTRENLVTVPVGTTLDEAHEMFKRNRIEKLLVTDEGGLLRGLITIKDLAKRIKYPRAAKDQLGRLRVAAAIGVSADLMDRAGALVQAGADVLVLDSAHGHSQGILNALSKVKETFDVDVIAGNVATAAGTRDLILAGADAVKVGIGPGSICTTRVVTGVGVPQITAIFEASSVALEAGIPIIADGGIKQTGDVPKAIAAGASVVMMGSMLAGTDEAPGETILRDGRRYKSYRGMGSLGAMDQGSADRYFQGGGRKFVPEGIEGIVSYKGTAGEVIYQFVGGLKSSMGYCGAPDLQTLRDTAQFVRITGASLIESHPHGVTITREAPNYGGR encoded by the coding sequence ATGAGCGCGCCTGCTACCCCCGCCGACACCGCCGTGGCCGTCACGTCCGCCGCGTCTGACCGCTACGCCTATAAGTTCGGACAGGAGGGCATCACGTTTGACGACGTGCTGCTGCAACCCCGCCACTCGCAGGTGCTGCCGCACGAGGTGAACGTCGAGGCGTCCCTGACCCGGCGTATCCGCCTGAACATCCCGTTCCTGAGCGCTGCGATGGACACCGTGACGGAAACCGGCATGGCCGTGGCGATGGCCCGGGAAGGCGGCATCGGCGTTATCCACAAGAACATGTCTATCGACGCCCAGGCCGAGATGGTCCGCAAGGTCAAGCGCAGCGAAAGTGGCATGATCGTGGACCCCATTACCCTGCCGCCGCACGCCACGGTGGGCGATGCTGAGCGCCTGATGGGCGAATACCGCATCAGCGGTGTGCCGGTGACCGATCCGTCCGGTAAGCTGCTGGGCATCATCACCAACCGCGATATGCGGTTCGTGGATGACCTGGGGACCCGGGTCGGAGACGTGATGACCCGCGAGAACCTCGTGACCGTGCCGGTCGGAACGACCCTGGATGAGGCCCACGAGATGTTCAAGCGCAACCGCATCGAGAAGCTGCTGGTCACCGACGAGGGCGGACTGCTGCGCGGCCTGATCACCATCAAGGACCTGGCCAAGCGCATCAAGTACCCCCGGGCCGCCAAGGACCAGCTGGGCCGCCTGCGGGTGGCCGCCGCGATCGGCGTGTCGGCGGACCTGATGGACCGGGCTGGGGCACTGGTGCAGGCCGGCGCCGACGTGCTGGTGCTGGACAGCGCCCACGGCCACAGCCAGGGCATCCTGAACGCCCTGAGCAAGGTCAAGGAGACCTTTGACGTGGACGTGATTGCCGGCAACGTCGCTACCGCCGCCGGCACCCGCGACCTGATTCTGGCCGGAGCGGACGCGGTAAAGGTCGGGATCGGCCCGGGCAGCATCTGCACCACCCGCGTGGTGACCGGCGTCGGCGTGCCGCAGATTACGGCGATCTTCGAGGCCAGCAGCGTGGCCCTGGAGGCCGGCATTCCTATCATCGCCGACGGGGGCATCAAGCAGACCGGTGACGTGCCCAAGGCCATTGCGGCCGGCGCCAGCGTGGTGATGATGGGCAGCATGCTGGCCGGCACCGACGAGGCTCCGGGCGAAACCATCCTGCGTGACGGCCGACGTTACAAGAGCTACCGCGGTATGGGCTCGTTGGGCGCCATGGACCAGGGCAGTGCCGACCGGTATTTCCAGGGCGGCGGCCGCAAGTTCGTTCCTGAAGGCATTGAGGGCATCGTGTCGTACAAGGGCACGGCCGGTGAGGTGATCTACCAGTTCGTGGGCGGGCTGAAAAGCAGTATGGGCTATTGCGGCGCGCCAGACCTGCAGACCCTGCGCGACACCGCGCAGTTCGTGCGCATCACCGGGGCCAGCCTGATCGAGAGTCATCCGCACGGTGTGACCATCACCCGCGAAGCACCCAACTACGGCGGCCGCTGA
- the trhA gene encoding PAQR family membrane homeostasis protein TrhA: MKRLLTAPREPVNALTHWGGVLGALVTAGPLLWWAQGRGLALWPFVVFSLSMLLLYSASASYHSFRPSARGLLWLRKLDHAGIFLLIAGSYTPVAYFGLEGVWRGAVLWAVWSIALAGVLLKLLTMRLPRWVSTLLYVGMGWLALVFLPQLSHNLPACALGWLAAGGLLYTLGAVVYGTRRWDPRPGVFGFHEIWHLFVLGGTGAHIAMMFHLR; the protein is encoded by the coding sequence GTGAAACGGCTCCTGACAGCCCCGCGTGAGCCGGTCAACGCCCTGACCCATTGGGGTGGCGTCCTGGGCGCTCTGGTAACGGCCGGTCCGCTGCTGTGGTGGGCGCAGGGGCGTGGGCTGGCGCTGTGGCCTTTTGTGGTGTTCAGCCTGAGCATGCTGCTGCTGTACAGCGCCAGTGCCAGCTATCACTCGTTCCGCCCTAGCGCGCGCGGGCTGCTGTGGCTGCGCAAACTTGACCACGCCGGCATTTTTCTGCTGATCGCCGGAAGCTATACCCCGGTGGCCTACTTCGGCCTGGAAGGTGTCTGGCGCGGCGCAGTCCTGTGGGCGGTGTGGAGCATTGCCCTGGCAGGCGTGCTGCTGAAACTGCTGACCATGCGTCTGCCTCGCTGGGTCAGCACACTGCTGTATGTGGGGATGGGCTGGCTGGCCCTGGTGTTCCTGCCGCAGCTGAGCCACAACCTTCCAGCCTGTGCTCTGGGGTGGCTGGCGGCTGGTGGCCTGCTGTACACCCTGGGGGCTGTGGTCTACGGGACCCGGCGCTGGGACCCGCGTCCGGGCGTATTCGGCTTTCATGAGATCTGGCATCTGTTCGTGCTGGGAGGCACCGGCGCCCACATCGCCATGATGTTTCATCTGCGCTGA
- a CDS encoding site-2 protease family protein, which translates to MGLINLLTSNPTAFVIIAAALVLSLAIHEFAHAWTADRLGDPTPRRYGRVTLNPVKHLDPLGTLLLLLVGFGFAKPVPINPMNLGRWGTLWVSAAGPISNLLIALVSALLLKVVPPTDLTLTVLLTVLTINVVLAIFNLIPIPLLDGSRILGALVPSLGRSLAQFEAMPFSFLLVMGFIFLAQEPIGQLIGTVRGWVLGFVGFA; encoded by the coding sequence ATGGGCCTCATCAACCTGCTGACCAGCAACCCCACGGCGTTTGTGATCATCGCTGCCGCGTTGGTGCTCTCTCTGGCCATCCACGAGTTTGCCCACGCCTGGACCGCCGACCGATTGGGCGACCCCACCCCGCGCCGTTATGGCCGCGTGACCCTCAACCCTGTGAAACATCTGGACCCGCTGGGCACCCTGCTGCTGCTGCTGGTTGGCTTCGGTTTTGCCAAGCCTGTGCCTATCAACCCGATGAATCTTGGACGCTGGGGCACCCTGTGGGTCTCGGCCGCCGGGCCGATCAGCAACCTGCTGATCGCGCTGGTCTCGGCACTGCTGCTGAAGGTCGTGCCTCCCACGGACCTCACACTGACTGTCCTGCTGACGGTGCTGACGATCAACGTCGTCCTGGCCATTTTCAACCTGATTCCCATTCCTCTGCTGGACGGCAGCCGCATCCTGGGTGCGCTGGTGCCCAGCCTGGGCCGCAGCCTCGCGCAGTTCGAGGCCATGCCCTTCAGCTTCCTGCTGGTGATGGGCTTCATTTTCCTGGCACAGGAACCGATTGGTCAGCTGATCGGCACCGTACGTGGGTGGGTGCTGGGGTTCGTGGGTTTTGCCTGA